The Staphylococcus carnosus genome has a segment encoding these proteins:
- a CDS encoding S66 peptidase family protein: protein MKNLIKPNHLQSGDTVAFVSPSSGLAGEEFVSHRVELAKQRMENIFGLKVKVMKHALDGIDTLYNHPQYRAEDIHDALLDDEIKGVFSFIGGEESMRIVPYLDENIIREHPKIFMGYSDVTSIHLKFYKAGVMSYYGPAVLTDFAENVEMDDYTIKNIKKVLFTNNTIGNIPTSNYYRKFGLKWSESNKNVSREKINNQTYEVLSGKGKATGTLIGGCFEVLNNLRGTEVFPNEDAFKGKILFVENSESQLPIYFLKQALRSLGYMGILKNIEGIIVGKPQNDENIKEIKETWIQVLKEHHLEDKILFFNASFGHNEPKCILPYGVVATLDAEQLKFEINESGCS, encoded by the coding sequence ATGAAGAATTTGATTAAACCTAATCACTTACAGTCTGGAGATACTGTTGCGTTTGTTTCTCCATCATCAGGATTAGCAGGAGAAGAGTTTGTATCTCATAGGGTAGAATTAGCCAAGCAAAGAATGGAAAATATATTTGGTTTAAAAGTAAAAGTAATGAAACACGCTTTGGATGGTATTGATACCCTCTATAATCATCCGCAATATAGAGCGGAAGATATTCACGATGCTTTATTAGATGATGAAATTAAAGGGGTTTTTTCATTTATCGGAGGAGAGGAATCAATGAGAATTGTCCCTTATTTAGACGAGAATATTATAAGAGAACATCCAAAAATTTTCATGGGGTATTCTGATGTTACATCAATTCATTTGAAATTTTATAAAGCAGGTGTGATGTCTTATTATGGACCAGCAGTATTGACCGATTTTGCTGAAAATGTTGAAATGGATGATTATACAATAAAAAATATTAAAAAGGTATTATTTACTAATAATACAATTGGAAATATTCCTACTTCAAATTATTATCGGAAATTTGGATTAAAATGGAGTGAAAGCAATAAAAATGTAAGTAGAGAAAAAATAAACAACCAAACTTATGAGGTTCTGAGCGGCAAGGGGAAAGCGACAGGAACATTGATTGGTGGTTGCTTTGAGGTACTCAATAATTTAAGAGGAACAGAGGTTTTTCCAAATGAAGATGCATTTAAAGGAAAAATATTATTTGTAGAAAACTCTGAATCTCAATTACCTATATATTTTTTAAAACAAGCACTTAGATCGTTAGGTTACATGGGTATATTAAAAAATATTGAAGGTATTATTGTAGGAAAACCGCAAAATGATGAAAATATTAAAGAGATAAAAGAAACATGGATACAAGTATTGAAAGAACATCATTTAGAAGATAAGATTCTATTTTTCAATGCTAGCTTCGGTCATAATGAACCTAAATGTATTTTGCCTTATGGAGTTGTTGCAACATTGGATGCTGAGCAATTAAAATTTGAGATAAATGAGAGTGGATGTTCATAA
- a CDS encoding L-threonine 3-dehydrogenase: MERIMITGALGQIGTELVLKCREIYGEENVLATDIREPEADSPIKDGPFALLDVTDITRMEEIVSEFKPDALMHMAALLSATAEKNPLLAWNINMGGLVNALEVSREYNLQFFTPSSIGAFGPTTPKDKTPALTIQRPTSMYGVNKVSGELLCEYYNSKFGVDTRSVRFPGLISYVKEPGGGTTDYAVEIYFDALRKGEYTSFIDKGTYMDMMFMDDAIEAIIKLMEADGDKIKHRCAYNLSGMSFEPEEIAESIRKHIPDFVLKYDVDPVRQGIADSWPDRIDVSCSTDEWGFSPQYDLDAMTVAMLEGIKAKDAATQH; this comes from the coding sequence ATGGAAAGAATTATGATTACTGGCGCACTAGGCCAAATCGGTACAGAACTTGTTTTGAAATGTCGTGAAATTTATGGAGAAGAGAATGTTTTAGCTACAGATATCAGAGAGCCAGAAGCAGATTCTCCAATTAAAGATGGACCGTTTGCGCTTTTAGATGTTACAGATATTACGCGCATGGAAGAAATCGTATCAGAATTCAAACCCGATGCGCTTATGCATATGGCAGCATTGCTATCAGCAACAGCTGAAAAAAATCCATTATTAGCTTGGAATATTAATATGGGTGGATTAGTGAATGCTTTAGAAGTATCACGTGAATATAACTTGCAATTCTTTACACCAAGTTCAATCGGTGCATTCGGCCCTACAACACCTAAAGATAAAACGCCAGCATTAACAATTCAACGTCCAACTTCAATGTATGGGGTAAATAAAGTTTCTGGGGAATTATTATGTGAGTATTATAATAGTAAATTCGGCGTAGATACACGCAGTGTCCGTTTCCCAGGCTTGATTTCTTATGTGAAAGAACCAGGCGGCGGTACGACTGATTACGCAGTAGAAATTTATTTTGATGCTTTACGTAAAGGTGAATATACAAGCTTTATCGATAAAGGTACGTATATGGATATGATGTTCATGGATGATGCGATAGAGGCTATCATTAAGTTGATGGAAGCGGACGGAGATAAAATCAAACACCGTTGTGCTTATAATTTAAGCGGTATGAGTTTCGAACCAGAAGAAATTGCTGAATCAATCCGTAAACATATTCCTGATTTTGTATTGAAATATGATGTTGATCCTGTCCGTCAAGGCATTGCTGATAGTTGGCCAGACCGTATTGATGTCAGCTGTTCAACAGATGAATGGGGTTTTAGTCCTCAATACGATTTAGATGCTATGACAGTAGCTATGTTAGAAGGGATTAAAGCAAAAGATGCTGCAACACAACATTAA
- a CDS encoding GNAT family N-acetyltransferase encodes MEIKVCRDAAVLARLNEAVHSLHAKAYPDIFKPFNYLDSLDFFQKLLEREEQYFYAVYQGDEAVGYIWFQIISLMETPFRYGMKSLYIHQLSIESNHRQQGHGHALMAFAEHFAEQHGCETVELDYWDKNLSAAFFYEKEGYENLRQYARKKL; translated from the coding sequence ATGGAAATAAAAGTATGCAGAGATGCCGCTGTTTTAGCAAGATTGAACGAAGCGGTCCATAGTTTGCACGCAAAAGCGTATCCGGATATTTTTAAGCCGTTTAATTATTTAGACAGCTTAGATTTTTTTCAAAAACTACTAGAAAGAGAAGAACAATATTTTTATGCAGTTTATCAAGGGGATGAAGCTGTAGGTTATATTTGGTTTCAAATAATTTCATTAATGGAAACACCATTCCGCTATGGAATGAAGTCGCTTTATATCCATCAATTAAGTATTGAATCAAATCATCGTCAACAAGGCCATGGACACGCATTGATGGCATTTGCAGAACATTTTGCAGAGCAGCATGGATGTGAAACTGTTGAGTTAGATTATTGGGATAAAAATCTTTCAGCTGCTTTCTTTTATGAAAAAGAGGGTTATGAAAATCTTCGGCAATATGCGCGAAAAAAATTATAA
- a CDS encoding GNAT family N-acetyltransferase has product MEIRELELTDEFIFNAYIKSWETEQIIPTAINPKRYTSYSELVSELKQRTLNKEWVPNTTLFLFNNEKIIGSVNIRHHLNEHLKRIGGHIGYGVRPDYRGHGYAKKLLKAGLEFLNQRDVVDALVTCDKSNIASAKTILAFHPKELESVVIDGKTLRRFLVSTDQ; this is encoded by the coding sequence GTGGAAATACGTGAATTAGAATTAACAGATGAGTTTATATTTAATGCTTATATCAAGTCTTGGGAAACAGAACAAATCATACCGACTGCAATAAATCCTAAACGTTATACTTCATACAGTGAATTGGTTTCTGAATTGAAGCAGCGTACTTTAAATAAGGAGTGGGTCCCTAATACAACCCTTTTTCTTTTTAATAATGAGAAAATTATAGGTTCAGTCAATATAAGACATCATCTCAATGAACATTTAAAACGTATCGGAGGTCATATCGGTTACGGGGTTCGTCCTGATTATCGAGGACATGGCTATGCGAAGAAATTATTAAAAGCAGGTCTTGAATTTTTAAATCAACGTGATGTTGTTGATGCACTCGTGACGTGCGATAAAAGCAATATTGCGTCTGCTAAAACAATATTAGCATTCCATCCAAAGGAATTAGAAAGTGTTGTCATAGATGGGAAAACATTAAGAAGATTCCTTGTATCAACGGATCAATAA
- a CDS encoding choloylglycine hydrolase family protein, with the protein MCTSFTFTSQYDADYLGRTMDFSFQLNSFPKVMPRGYEWETSNGRSFNLEYGFVGTAMTTNGVVFADGLNEQGLSIAVLYYSGEASYATSTSSNNINLEPEEFIMWFLGMNESIADVKENIDKVRILKQVNPALDRVPPLHFLVTDQTGQSIVITPIDGQLIVQDNPVQVLTNNPSLEWHYQNLRQHTTFNVEAPAPQLLGMKHIEPIGVEAGTENLPGGYTSPARFVRAAYFRQYIEDAENENKRLNNMFKLLDTVSVPRGIVLDEGLPHYTQYQCVMNCSNLKYYYRDYYGSDVYTIELTDDLVTAEEPKSYTVKPSLQFVNLNEEEADA; encoded by the coding sequence ATGTGTACAAGTTTTACCTTTACTTCACAATATGATGCTGATTATCTTGGACGTACAATGGATTTTTCATTTCAATTGAATTCTTTTCCAAAAGTAATGCCGCGTGGCTATGAATGGGAAACTTCAAATGGCCGTTCATTTAATTTGGAATATGGTTTTGTAGGTACTGCAATGACGACAAATGGCGTTGTATTTGCAGACGGTTTAAATGAACAAGGTTTATCAATTGCCGTTTTATACTATAGCGGGGAAGCTTCTTATGCAACTTCTACTTCCTCAAATAATATTAATTTAGAACCGGAAGAATTTATTATGTGGTTCCTTGGAATGAATGAATCGATTGCTGATGTAAAAGAAAATATTGATAAAGTACGTATACTTAAACAAGTGAATCCAGCATTAGACAGAGTCCCGCCGTTACATTTTTTAGTAACTGATCAAACAGGACAAAGTATTGTTATCACACCCATAGATGGACAACTTATTGTACAAGACAACCCTGTCCAAGTATTGACGAATAACCCAAGCTTAGAATGGCATTACCAAAATCTTCGCCAGCATACAACGTTTAATGTGGAAGCACCTGCACCACAACTACTTGGTATGAAACATATTGAACCGATCGGAGTAGAAGCAGGCACAGAAAATCTTCCTGGAGGCTATACATCACCTGCTCGTTTTGTTCGTGCTGCTTATTTCCGCCAATATATCGAAGATGCAGAAAATGAAAATAAGCGCTTGAACAATATGTTTAAATTACTGGATACAGTCAGTGTGCCGCGTGGTATCGTTCTTGATGAAGGTCTGCCTCATTATACACAGTACCAATGTGTCATGAATTGCAGTAATTTAAAATATTATTATCGTGATTATTATGGTTCTGATGTATATACAATAGAACTTACTGATGATTTAGTTACTGCCGAAGAACCTAAATCTTATACAGTAAAACCTAGTTTACAATTTGTAAATTTAAATGAAGAAGAAGCAGATGCCTAA
- a CDS encoding glycine C-acetyltransferase, producing the protein MVQSLHSFLDENIQYLKDNGLYNEIDTVEGANGPEITIAGKRYINLSSNNYLGLATNEDLKQVAKDAVDKYGVGAGAVRTINGTLDIHDELEETLAEFKGTEAAVAYQSGFNCNMAAISAVMNKNDAILSDELNHASIIDGCRLSKAKIIRVNHSDMDDLRQKAKEAVESGQYNKVMYITDGVFSMDGDVAKLPEIVEIAEEYGLITYVDDAHGSGVMGKGAGTVKHFGLQDKIDFQIGTLSKAIGVVGGYVAGTQELIDWLKVQSRPFLFSTSLTPESSAAIIAAVRKLMNSTELHDKLWDNANYLKDGLKKLGYDIGDSETPITPVIIGDEKKTQEFSKRLKDEGVYVKSIVFPTVPRGTGRVRNMPTAAHTKEMLDEALAAYEKVGKELGVI; encoded by the coding sequence ATGGTTCAATCACTACACAGCTTTCTAGATGAAAACATTCAGTATTTGAAAGACAATGGCCTTTACAATGAAATTGATACAGTAGAAGGCGCAAATGGTCCAGAAATTACAATTGCTGGTAAACGTTATATTAACTTATCTTCAAATAACTACTTAGGTCTAGCAACAAATGAAGATTTAAAACAAGTTGCAAAAGACGCAGTAGATAAATACGGTGTCGGTGCAGGCGCTGTTCGTACAATCAATGGTACATTAGATATTCATGATGAATTAGAAGAAACATTAGCAGAATTCAAAGGTACAGAAGCTGCAGTTGCTTATCAATCAGGTTTTAACTGTAATATGGCAGCTATTTCAGCAGTTATGAATAAAAATGATGCGATTTTATCTGATGAATTGAACCATGCTTCTATCATCGATGGTTGCCGTTTATCTAAAGCTAAAATCATTCGAGTTAACCACTCAGATATGGATGACTTACGTCAAAAAGCAAAAGAAGCAGTAGAATCAGGTCAATATAATAAAGTAATGTATATCACTGATGGTGTCTTCAGTATGGATGGTGATGTTGCGAAATTGCCTGAAATCGTTGAAATCGCGGAAGAATACGGTTTGATTACTTATGTTGATGATGCACATGGATCAGGTGTAATGGGTAAAGGTGCAGGTACTGTAAAACATTTTGGCTTACAAGATAAAATCGATTTCCAAATCGGTACACTATCTAAAGCAATAGGGGTAGTAGGCGGTTATGTTGCAGGTACACAAGAATTGATTGATTGGTTGAAAGTACAATCACGTCCATTCTTATTCTCAACGTCATTAACACCAGAATCTTCAGCAGCTATTATTGCAGCGGTAAGAAAATTAATGAACTCTACTGAATTACATGATAAATTGTGGGATAATGCAAATTATCTTAAAGATGGTTTGAAAAAACTAGGCTATGATATCGGTGATTCTGAAACACCAATTACTCCTGTTATTATCGGAGATGAAAAGAAAACACAAGAATTCAGTAAACGTTTGAAAGATGAAGGCGTTTATGTAAAATCTATCGTATTCCCAACTGTACCACGCGGCACAGGACGTGTACGTAACATGCCTACAGCAGCACATACAAAAGAAATGTTAGACGAAGCTTTAGCAGCTTATGAAAAAGTTGGTAAAGAATTAGGCGTAATTTAA
- a CDS encoding M20 family metallopeptidase — MINWYQLAHDKEKTMIQIRRHLHQYPELSFEESHTHDYIVNQLEQLSCEIRRPVGKNGIVATFKGQGDGPTVALRADFDALPITELNDKPYRSKNEGCMHACGHDGHTAILLGVAEVINEHLAYLNGNVVLIFQYGEEIVPGGAQQMIDDGCLDGVDRVYGNHLWSGYPTGIIYSRPGAMMASPDEFTVKITGKGGHGAKPHETIDPIVILAEFILSAQKIVSRTVDPIKQAVVTFGMIQAGASDSVIPDSAICKGTVRTFDPDIQTHIMNKLDKLLQGLAVANDIEYDLDYERGYVPVHNNPQAYEIVKEAANDLNFRFTEADMMMVGEDFSAYQRVRPGAFFLTGSGNAQKGTDHPHHSPYFDLDEAAFKYAASEFLKILELENVLKPERL; from the coding sequence ATGATTAACTGGTATCAGCTTGCACATGATAAAGAAAAAACGATGATTCAAATCAGACGACATCTACATCAGTACCCCGAACTATCTTTTGAGGAAAGTCATACACATGATTATATTGTTAATCAGTTAGAACAACTTTCATGTGAAATTCGTCGTCCAGTTGGTAAAAATGGGATTGTTGCAACTTTTAAAGGCCAAGGTGATGGTCCTACTGTTGCGTTACGTGCGGACTTTGATGCACTGCCTATCACTGAGCTGAACGATAAACCTTACCGCTCTAAGAATGAAGGATGTATGCATGCGTGTGGTCATGATGGTCATACTGCTATTCTGTTAGGTGTTGCTGAAGTTATTAATGAACACCTTGCTTATTTGAATGGAAATGTTGTCCTCATTTTTCAATATGGCGAAGAAATTGTCCCTGGCGGTGCACAACAAATGATTGATGACGGCTGTTTAGATGGCGTTGATAGAGTTTACGGCAATCATTTGTGGAGTGGTTATCCGACAGGAATCATCTATTCTCGTCCTGGCGCAATGATGGCTTCTCCTGATGAATTCACAGTGAAAATCACCGGAAAAGGCGGTCACGGTGCAAAACCTCATGAAACCATCGACCCAATTGTTATCTTGGCTGAATTCATCTTAAGTGCTCAAAAAATTGTTTCTCGTACTGTAGATCCTATTAAACAAGCCGTTGTAACTTTTGGAATGATTCAAGCTGGCGCATCAGATAGTGTAATTCCTGATTCCGCCATTTGCAAAGGGACAGTTCGTACCTTTGATCCAGATATACAAACACATATTATGAATAAACTAGACAAACTGTTACAGGGTCTGGCAGTTGCAAATGATATTGAGTATGATTTAGATTATGAGCGCGGATATGTTCCTGTGCATAATAATCCTCAAGCTTATGAAATTGTGAAAGAAGCTGCAAATGATTTAAATTTCAGGTTTACCGAAGCAGATATGATGATGGTAGGAGAAGATTTCTCAGCTTATCAGCGCGTAAGACCTGGCGCTTTCTTTTTAACAGGTTCTGGTAACGCACAGAAAGGAACAGATCATCCACACCATAGTCCCTATTTTGATTTAGATGAGGCAGCATTTAAGTACGCTGCAAGTGAATTTTTAAAAATATTAGAGTTAGAAAATGTTTTAAAACCTGAAAGATTATAG
- the tuf gene encoding elongation factor Tu yields the protein MAKEKFDRSKEHANIGTIGHVDHGKTTLTAAIATVLAKNGDTVAQSYDMIDNAPEEKERGITINTSHIEYQTDKRHYAHVDCPGHADYVKNMITGAAQMDGGILVVSAADGPMPQTREHILLSRNVGVPALVVFLNKADMVDDEELLELVEMEVRDLLSEYDFPGDDVPVIVGSALKALEGDAEYEQKILDLMQAVDDYIPTPERDSDKPFMMPVEDVFSITGRGTVATGRVERGQIKVGEEVEIIGITEESMKTTVTGVEMFRKLLDYAEAGDNIGALLRGVAREDVQRGQVLAAPGSITPHTKFKADVYVLSKDEGGRHTPFFTNYRPQFYFRTTDVTGVVNLPEGTEMVMPGDNVEMTVELIAPIAIEDGTRFSIREGGRTVGSGVVTEIQQ from the coding sequence ATGGCTAAAGAAAAATTCGATCGCTCAAAAGAACATGCCAATATTGGTACTATCGGTCACGTTGACCATGGTAAAACAACTTTAACAGCTGCAATTGCAACTGTATTAGCAAAAAATGGTGACACTGTAGCACAATCATACGACATGATTGACAACGCTCCAGAAGAAAAAGAACGTGGTATTACAATCAATACTTCACACATCGAGTATCAAACTGACAAACGTCACTATGCTCACGTTGACTGCCCAGGACACGCTGACTATGTTAAAAACATGATCACTGGTGCTGCTCAAATGGACGGCGGTATCTTAGTAGTATCTGCTGCAGATGGTCCAATGCCACAAACTCGTGAACACATCTTGTTATCACGTAACGTTGGTGTGCCAGCATTAGTTGTATTCTTAAACAAAGCTGACATGGTTGACGATGAAGAATTATTAGAATTAGTTGAAATGGAAGTTCGTGACTTATTATCTGAATATGACTTCCCTGGTGACGATGTACCAGTAATCGTTGGTTCTGCATTGAAAGCTTTAGAAGGCGATGCTGAATACGAACAAAAAATCTTAGACTTAATGCAAGCAGTTGATGACTACATTCCAACTCCAGAACGTGACTCTGATAAACCATTCATGATGCCAGTTGAGGACGTATTCTCAATCACTGGTCGTGGTACTGTAGCTACAGGCCGTGTTGAACGTGGTCAAATCAAAGTCGGTGAAGAAGTTGAAATCATCGGTATCACTGAAGAAAGCATGAAAACAACAGTTACAGGTGTAGAAATGTTCCGTAAATTATTAGACTACGCTGAAGCTGGTGACAACATTGGTGCTTTATTACGTGGTGTTGCACGTGAAGACGTACAACGTGGACAAGTATTAGCAGCTCCTGGCTCTATTACTCCACACACTAAATTTAAAGCTGATGTTTATGTTTTATCTAAAGATGAAGGTGGACGTCATACTCCATTCTTCACTAACTACCGCCCACAATTCTACTTCCGTACTACTGACGTAACTGGTGTTGTTAACTTACCAGAAGGTACTGAAATGGTTATGCCTGGCGATAACGTAGAAATGACTGTTGAATTGATTGCTCCAATCGCAATCGAAGACGGTACTCGTTTCTCTATCCGTGAAGGTGGACGTACTGTAGGATCAGGCGTTGTTACTGAAATCCAACAATAA
- the fusA gene encoding elongation factor G, translating to MARDFSLEKTRNIGIMAHIDAGKTTTTERILYYTGRIHKIGETHEGASQMDWMEQEQDRGITITSAATTAQWHDYRVNIIDTPGHVDFTVEVERSLRVLDGAVTVLDAQSGVEPQTETVWRQATTYGVPRIVFVNKMDKLGANFEYSVSTLHDRLQANAQPIQLPIGAEDEFEAIIDLVTMKCYQYNGDFGEEVVEIEIPDDYKDKAAEARESLIEAVAEANEDLMEKYLEGEEITIDELKAAIRQATLDIEFYPVLCGTAFKNKGVQLMLDAVIDYLPSPLDVKPIVGHHADNPDEEVIAPADDDADFAALAFKVMTDPYVGKLTFFRVYSGTLNSGSYVKNSTKDKRERVGRLLQMHANTRKEISTVYSGDIAAAVGLKETGTGDTLCGEKNDIILESMEFPEPVIHLSVEPKSKADQDKMTQALVKLQEEDPTFHAHTDEETGQVIIGGMGELHLDILVDRMKKEFNVEANVGAPMVSYRETFKTPAKVQGKFSRQSGGRGQYGDVHIEFTPNEVGAGFEFENAIVGGVVPREYIPSVEAGLKDAMENGVVAGYPLIDVKAKLYDGSYHDVDSSEMAFKIAASLALKEAAKVADPVILEPMMKVEILMPEEYMGDIMGDVTSRRGRVDGMEARGNAQMVRAFVPLSEMFGYATSLRSNTQGRGTYTMYFDHYEEVPKSIAEDIIKKNKGE from the coding sequence ATGGCTAGAGACTTTTCTTTGGAAAAAACTCGTAACATTGGTATCATGGCTCACATTGACGCTGGTAAAACAACGACTACTGAACGTATCTTGTACTATACTGGCCGTATCCACAAAATTGGTGAAACTCACGAAGGGGCTTCACAAATGGACTGGATGGAACAAGAACAAGACCGTGGTATCACAATCACATCTGCAGCTACAACTGCACAATGGCATGATTATCGTGTAAACATCATCGATACACCAGGACACGTAGACTTCACAGTAGAAGTTGAACGTTCTTTACGTGTACTTGATGGTGCTGTAACAGTACTTGATGCTCAATCAGGTGTTGAACCACAAACTGAAACAGTTTGGCGTCAAGCTACAACTTACGGTGTTCCACGTATCGTATTCGTTAACAAAATGGACAAATTAGGTGCTAACTTCGAATATTCAGTAAGCACTCTACATGACCGTTTACAAGCGAATGCACAACCGATTCAATTACCAATCGGTGCAGAAGACGAATTTGAAGCAATCATTGATTTAGTAACAATGAAATGCTATCAATATAACGGCGACTTCGGTGAAGAAGTTGTTGAAATTGAAATTCCAGATGACTACAAAGACAAAGCAGCAGAAGCTCGTGAATCATTGATCGAAGCTGTTGCTGAAGCTAATGAAGACTTAATGGAAAAATATCTTGAAGGTGAAGAAATCACTATTGATGAATTGAAAGCAGCAATCCGTCAAGCTACTTTGGATATTGAATTCTATCCTGTACTTTGCGGTACTGCATTCAAAAACAAAGGTGTTCAATTAATGTTAGACGCAGTAATTGACTACTTGCCTTCACCATTAGATGTTAAACCAATCGTTGGTCACCATGCTGATAACCCTGATGAAGAAGTTATCGCACCTGCAGATGATGATGCAGATTTCGCTGCATTAGCATTTAAAGTTATGACTGACCCATATGTTGGTAAATTAACATTCTTCCGTGTGTACTCTGGTACTTTAAACTCAGGTTCATACGTTAAAAACTCTACTAAAGACAAACGTGAACGTGTAGGTCGTTTATTACAAATGCACGCAAACACTCGTAAAGAAATCAGCACAGTTTACTCAGGAGATATCGCTGCTGCGGTAGGTCTTAAAGAAACTGGTACTGGTGACACTTTATGCGGTGAGAAAAATGACATTATCTTGGAATCAATGGAATTCCCAGAACCTGTTATTCACTTGTCAGTAGAACCAAAATCTAAAGCTGACCAAGATAAAATGACTCAAGCTTTAGTTAAACTACAAGAAGAAGACCCAACATTCCATGCACATACTGATGAAGAAACTGGACAAGTTATCATCGGCGGTATGGGTGAGCTTCACTTAGATATCCTTGTAGACCGTATGAAAAAAGAATTTAACGTTGAAGCTAACGTTGGTGCGCCAATGGTTTCTTACCGTGAAACATTCAAAACACCAGCTAAAGTTCAAGGTAAATTCTCTCGTCAATCTGGTGGTCGTGGTCAATATGGTGATGTTCATATTGAATTCACACCGAACGAAGTCGGCGCTGGTTTCGAATTCGAAAACGCTATCGTCGGTGGTGTAGTTCCTCGTGAATACATTCCATCAGTTGAAGCTGGTCTTAAAGATGCTATGGAAAACGGTGTAGTAGCTGGTTATCCATTAATCGACGTTAAAGCTAAGCTTTACGATGGTTCTTACCATGATGTCGATTCATCTGAAATGGCCTTCAAAATCGCTGCTTCATTAGCACTTAAAGAAGCTGCTAAAGTAGCAGATCCAGTAATCTTAGAACCAATGATGAAAGTTGAAATCTTAATGCCTGAAGAATACATGGGTGACATCATGGGTGACGTAACATCTCGTCGTGGACGCGTAGATGGTATGGAAGCTCGCGGTAACGCTCAAATGGTTCGTGCATTCGTTCCACTTTCAGAAATGTTCGGTTACGCAACTTCATTACGTTCTAACACTCAAGGTCGCGGAACTTACACTATGTACTTCGATCACTATGAAGAAGTACCTAAATCAATTGCAGAAGACATCATTAAGAAAAATAAAGGTGAATAA
- the rpsG gene encoding 30S ribosomal protein S7, with product MPRKGSVPKRDVLPDPIHNSKLVTKLINKIMLDGKRGTAQRILYSAFDIVQERSGRDAIEVFEEAINNIMPVLEVKARRVGGSNYQVPVEVRPERRTTLGLRWLVNYSRLRGEKTMEERLANEILDAANNTGGAVKKREDTHKMAEANKAFAHYRW from the coding sequence ATGCCTCGTAAAGGATCAGTACCAAAAAGAGACGTTTTACCAGATCCAATTCACAACTCTAAGTTAGTGACTAAATTGATTAACAAAATCATGTTAGATGGTAAACGCGGAACAGCTCAAAGAATTCTTTATTCAGCATTCGACATCGTTCAAGAACGTAGTGGTCGTGATGCAATTGAAGTTTTCGAAGAAGCTATCAACAACATTATGCCAGTATTAGAAGTTAAAGCTCGCCGTGTAGGTGGCTCTAACTACCAAGTACCAGTAGAAGTTCGTCCAGAACGTCGTACTACTTTAGGTTTACGTTGGTTAGTTAACTATTCACGTCTTCGTGGTGAAAAAACTATGGAAGAACGTTTAGCTAACGAAATCTTAGATGCAGCTAACAACACAGGTGGCGCAGTTAAGAAACGTGAAGATACTCATAAAATGGCTGAAGCTAACAAAGCATTCGCACATTATCGCTGGTAA
- the rpsL gene encoding 30S ribosomal protein S12, translating to MPTINQLVRKPRKSKAKKSDSPALNKGFNSMKKQFTDLNSPQKRGVCTRVGTMTPKKPNSALRKYARVRLSNNIEINAYIPGIGHNLQEHSVVLVRGGRVKDLPGVRYHIVRGALDTSGVEGRMQSRSLYGTKRPKK from the coding sequence ATGCCAACTATTAACCAATTAGTGCGCAAACCTAGAAAAAGCAAAGCGAAGAAATCAGATTCACCTGCTTTGAACAAAGGTTTCAATAGTATGAAAAAACAATTTACTGACTTGAACTCACCACAAAAACGTGGCGTATGTACTCGTGTTGGTACAATGACACCTAAAAAACCTAACTCAGCATTGCGTAAATATGCTCGTGTTCGTTTGTCAAACAACATCGAAATTAACGCATATATCCCTGGTATCGGTCATAACTTACAAGAACACAGTGTTGTACTTGTACGTGGAGGTCGTGTAAAAGACTTACCTGGTGTGCGTTACCATATCGTTCGTGGTGCACTTGATACTTCAGGTGTTGAAGGTCGTATGCAAAGCCGTTCATTATACGGAACAAAACGTCCTAAAAAATAA